The DNA segment GCACACAGTCAATGGAGCCGATGCCTGGAATGCACATCGGTAAACTGCAAATTTATCGCAGCAGATCTCAGGATATAAACCGTTTCTTACCAACCCGTTCAAAACATAAACAATAAGAACACGAATAAATCATAAATTTCGTGAGTTAATTACCAAAATCATGATAGCATTAATACAGATTGTCGAGAATTTATTGACCCTGTTCAGGGATTTTTTTTATGATGTTGGAGAGATGACCGTTGATACGAAGACCATTGCGAATTCTGGTTGTTGATGACACAGTTCTGTATCGGAAAGTTTTGTCAGAAACCCTTGCCCAGATTCCAGATGTCGAGGTTGTCGGTACGGCAATCAATGGCAAGATCGCCTTGTCAAAAATTGTACAGCTCCAGCCTGACATGTTGACACTTGATTTTGAAATGCCTGAGATGGACGGGCTTGAAGTTCTGAGACAGGTTAGAATCCTTCACCCGAACTTGAAAGTGGTCATGGTTTCTGCCCATACAAAAGAGGGGGCAGCTGTAACCTTAAAAGCTCTCGAACTCGGCGCTTTAACCTTTATCACCAAGCCAGATTGCAATAATCCATTAGAAAGCAGAGATGCACTTCTCTCACAGTTGACTCCTATAGTACAAGAGATAGCAGCCCGCACTCTTTTAACACAGAGTGTCTCAGACTCCGATCACCCACCCCAGCAAATTCCAAACGATTCCACAATTAAAAACCGACCTCACACTTTACCCTCTTCACGTATTCAAGTCGTGGCCATTGGAATTTCAACTGGTGGACCCAATGCGCTTGCGGAAGTCATACCCTTGCTGCCAAAAAATTTACCTGTACCAGTGGTCATTGTTCAGCATATGCCCACACACTTTACTGCCGTGTTAGCCGAGACACTCAACCAGAAAAGTGCCTTAAACGTTGTTGAGGCTGTTGACTCAATGCCGCTTGAGTTCGGCACTGTCGTTCTGGCGCCTGGCGGTAAACAGATGAGAGTTGTTAATAAATCCGGCAAGCCCCATATCGAAATTAATGACGATCCGCCGGAAAATCACTGCCAGCCTTCTGCAGACTATCTGTTTCGTTCGATATCACAAGTATATGGATCGGCTGCACTGGGTGTGATAATGACAGGTATGGGCGCTGATGGAACGCTTGGCCTGCGATTAATGAAAAGAAAGGGCGCCCAGGTTATTGCTCAGGATGAACAGAGCTGTGTTGTGTTTGGGATGCCCGGGGAAGCTATTAATGCCGGTGTCGTTGATCTTATTGTCCCTTTGAACCAGATCGCCAACGAAATAACCAAACGGGTCAGGACATGAAGATAAATCCAACAGAGCTAAGGGAACTGGCAGCTTTGATTCATAGACATAGCGGCATAGTTATAGATAGCAGTAAGGCATATCTTGTTGAAAGCCGACTTTCACCTATGCTGGAGGAGTCCGCTTTATCGTCATTCGGCGCTCTGATTGCCGCTGTTCGAAACGCTCCCCCGCTGATCAATCAAATTATAGACTTAATGACTACCAATGAAACCTCATTTTTTCGTGATCAAAAACCCTACACATTACTTACAGAAAAACTGCTACCTGACTGGCTTGGCAAACAAAGAAATGGCCCGGGTAATCTGGATATCTGGAGTTCGGCATGTTCAACTGGTCAAGAAGTGTATTCTATAGCCATGACACTCTCTGATTTTTTTAAAAAAAACCTTTTCTACCACACGATTAAAATCGAAGCGACTGACATCTCAGACTCAGCTATCACCAAGGCGAGCCGCGGCCAATACAGCCCACTGGATGTAAGCCGGGGGCTTGATGCGGCTAGTCTCAACAAGTTTTTTCTGCGGGAAGGAACGTCGTGGAAAATAAAGGATGAGTTGCGGAGCTTAGCCCATTTTGAACAAACAAACCTGCTAAGTTCCACAATTGCTACGCATAGCTTTGATATTATTTTCTGTAGGAATGTAGCAATATATTTCAGCGCCACAGATCGCCAACGGTTGTTTGCGCAAATCTCAAAACGACTTAAAGAGAATGGTGTGTTGATAATCGGTTCAACGGAATCGTTGTTCGGTATTAACAAACACCTTAAACGAATGGAACATAACGGCTCCCCGTATTACATGCTCCGCTGAACTGGCTTATGCGATGCTATCTGGGCAAAAGGTCATATCCAGTTTGGCTATTTCTTTAACAACTCATCAAGGTCAAGGACCGCTACAAGTTCTTTTGCCATGCGGTACACTCCGTCGAAAAAAGCTCCACTGACCCCGTCTACATTGGAAGGCGGCGGTGAAATGTCATAATGCTTTGCAACGACAATATCGTAGATAGTATCCACAAGTAAGGCTATATACTCGTCTTCGTAACGAACAACGACAACCTGGGTATCTTCAGTAATCGTACTTGGGCCAAGACCGAACTTTTGATGCAAGTCTATAACTGTAACAATTTCCCCTCGAAGGTTTATCACGCCGCTGACATAATCCGGGGCTCTATGGACAGGAGTAATCGCAATATTATGATCAATCTCTTGTACATATAGGGTATCAAGTCCGCAGAGCATATCTCCGGCTCGAAAAAGGACAAGCTCTCTGTCTTGTTGTTCTTCGGTCATGATAGTTCAACTCTATTTAAAATTGGTGCAACTCTCTAATTTTGTTATTTTTTGCCAAGATGCTTCTTAATCGATGCAATAAGTTTTTCACGATCCAATTTAATCAGATACTCATCAATACCAGCAAGCTTACCTTTTTTCTCGGCGGCATCACCTGCCAAACTGGTAACAGCAATAACGGGCAAATTTTTAAAGCGTTCCTGATCCCGAATCTTTCTGGTCATCTCCAAACCATCCATATTGGGCATCTCGATATCGGTAACCACCATATCAACCTGCTCTGTGTCTAAGACCTCAAGACCTTGCAATCCATCTGTGGCAGTCAAAGGTTTATGGCCGGCCTCTTTAAGAAAATTGACAAATTGATTGAGAAAAAACGGCGAGTCCTCCACAACCAGTATAGTTGCCGGACCCGTCTCCTTTGTTTTGCTCTTCAATGACTGTGTCCACTCCGGTATGAGTGTGTCAATAATTCCATAAAGATCGACTAACAAGGTGATTTCGTCATTGATAATTGAAGAACCTAAGATTCCCGGCTGTTTGTGGGTAATTTCATCAATCGCATAGTCTCCGCGGATGATGTCGATAATCTCGGACATAATAATGCCGACTTCTTTGCCGTTTATTGAAAAGACGATAATATAGCAAATTTGACTGTCTGGGCTAATTGAGCCGACTTTAGCGACTTCGTCAATGGTGAATAGGGGAAGAGTGGTGCCACGATACTGAATATTTCTACGACCTCCAGTTATTTCGATATCAGCCGTCTTGCTCAGCTCTATTCTGGAAACCAGATCAAGTGGTATGGCGATCTGTTCCTTGGGTGCGTTACGCACTATCAATAAGGATTGGACATCCTGCATAACTTTCAACTCAGCCCTCTGCAAGGCCTGCTCTTGAACAGAATTTGAAACAGTGCGCAGATTCATTATGTTGCTGATGCCCACAACGTCGAGAATAAGAGCCACTCTGCCATCCCCCTGCACTGAAGCGCCCGCATAGCACTTACAATCTCGCAGATGCGTTCCTAAAGGCTTTACCACTATCTCTTCAGAGTCGAGGAGCTGGTCGACAATCAAACCGTAATGATAGGCCCCGGCGGATAC comes from the Desulfobulbaceae bacterium genome and includes:
- a CDS encoding chemotaxis response regulator protein-glutamate methylesterase: MIRRPLRILVVDDTVLYRKVLSETLAQIPDVEVVGTAINGKIALSKIVQLQPDMLTLDFEMPEMDGLEVLRQVRILHPNLKVVMVSAHTKEGAAVTLKALELGALTFITKPDCNNPLESRDALLSQLTPIVQEIAARTLLTQSVSDSDHPPQQIPNDSTIKNRPHTLPSSRIQVVAIGISTGGPNALAEVIPLLPKNLPVPVVIVQHMPTHFTAVLAETLNQKSALNVVEAVDSMPLEFGTVVLAPGGKQMRVVNKSGKPHIEINDDPPENHCQPSADYLFRSISQVYGSAALGVIMTGMGADGTLGLRLMKRKGAQVIAQDEQSCVVFGMPGEAINAGVVDLIVPLNQIANEITKRVRT
- a CDS encoding protein-glutamate O-methyltransferase CheR, producing MKINPTELRELAALIHRHSGIVIDSSKAYLVESRLSPMLEESALSSFGALIAAVRNAPPLINQIIDLMTTNETSFFRDQKPYTLLTEKLLPDWLGKQRNGPGNLDIWSSACSTGQEVYSIAMTLSDFFKKNLFYHTIKIEATDISDSAITKASRGQYSPLDVSRGLDAASLNKFFLREGTSWKIKDELRSLAHFEQTNLLSSTIATHSFDIIFCRNVAIYFSATDRQRLFAQISKRLKENGVLIIGSTESLFGINKHLKRMEHNGSPYYMLR
- a CDS encoding purine-binding chemotaxis protein CheW; amino-acid sequence: MTEEQQDRELVLFRAGDMLCGLDTLYVQEIDHNIAITPVHRAPDYVSGVINLRGEIVTVIDLHQKFGLGPSTITEDTQVVVVRYEDEYIALLVDTIYDIVVAKHYDISPPPSNVDGVSGAFFDGVYRMAKELVAVLDLDELLKK